One genomic segment of Natrononativus amylolyticus includes these proteins:
- a CDS encoding DUF7110 family protein: MPTEDSRHVYRLHSTLELPLEELREYVDNATYPDGITDVELTRRNNTLILKAVGEDETVSKYTPAAQLKASVTENRVYEEDPDERRNSFRWDEEEEEEIESELVEFAAFKGDRETVLQNSLLQYEMFLVLCDIAQEAEKGTLTAISERDGDLEATRIVDGEPRPADVEVVEGPRERKTSQSGVNWRDNKFISD, from the coding sequence ATGCCCACAGAGGATTCCAGACACGTTTACCGACTCCACTCGACGCTCGAACTGCCACTCGAAGAACTCCGCGAGTACGTGGACAACGCCACGTATCCCGACGGAATCACCGACGTAGAGCTCACGCGACGAAACAACACGCTCATCCTCAAGGCTGTCGGCGAGGACGAGACCGTCAGCAAGTACACGCCCGCGGCGCAGTTGAAAGCGAGTGTCACCGAAAACCGGGTGTACGAGGAGGACCCCGACGAGCGGCGCAACAGCTTCCGCTGGGACGAAGAGGAAGAAGAGGAGATCGAGTCCGAACTCGTCGAGTTCGCGGCGTTCAAGGGCGACCGAGAAACCGTCCTGCAGAACTCCCTGCTCCAGTACGAGATGTTCCTCGTCCTCTGTGACATCGCCCAGGAGGCCGAGAAGGGGACCCTGACGGCGATCTCCGAGCGAGACGGCGACCTCGAGGCGACCCGGATCGTCGACGGCGAACCCCGTCCGGCCGACGTCGAGGTCGTCGAGGGTCCGCGCGAACGAAAGACCTCCCAGTCCGGCGTCAACTGGCGGGACAACAAGTTCATCTCGGACTGA
- a CDS encoding HPP family protein, protein MVRYRVGTSLYASVLFTILGGIAVVTGQPFIFPSLGPTAFILAFDRRGARTNSYRIVGSHIIGVTAGLIAYGLIANGVSLTAAPLAYSPESVRLAFSGVVSIALTSWGVIAVDANHPPACATTLIVSLGLLSTPLAAATIVGAVIILVESHQLFILGWESLVDYLE, encoded by the coding sequence ATGGTCCGGTATCGGGTGGGAACGAGTCTCTATGCGAGTGTTCTCTTTACAATTCTTGGTGGTATAGCCGTGGTAACCGGCCAACCGTTCATCTTTCCGAGTCTCGGTCCGACAGCGTTCATTCTAGCATTCGATCGACGGGGAGCACGAACCAACTCCTACCGAATCGTTGGCAGCCACATTATCGGTGTCACGGCTGGATTGATCGCGTACGGCCTGATTGCGAATGGCGTCTCTCTCACGGCTGCCCCACTCGCGTATTCTCCCGAATCTGTTCGATTGGCATTCAGTGGTGTGGTTTCGATCGCGCTTACCAGTTGGGGAGTGATCGCTGTAGATGCAAATCACCCACCGGCGTGCGCGACGACTTTGATCGTCTCGCTTGGACTGCTTTCGACACCGCTCGCGGCTGCTACTATCGTCGGGGCAGTGATTATCCTCGTAGAAAGTCACCAGTTGTTCATCCTGGGTTGGGAATCGCTGGTCGACTACCTCGAGTAA
- a CDS encoding PAS domain S-box protein, whose amino-acid sequence MANNSPSDKGETDGNVVAEFNSGERDSDVFFKYVVEVAPVDTIITDDSGTVVFASESTTTVLGYPPDELVGKDLTDVVNDDPLNLSSARDRSRRLDTFARHAAGGDVRIRADIREIEFDGRRLYVMFIRDSIDHDTYGRLIDRYEAITRMTGYGIYQLDRDGRFEMVNDTIVEEFGYSRDELLGEHASIVIEEGDVPHCPKGFENLGDDENDGLSTVEFTVRTADGETVPCETIINSLRSGGSIQGTVGIVRDISNRKERAEELRKERGLIKHVLETTPVGIGVITPDGDISRVNDRAEQLLGLTMEELSNQTFDASQRKLYDSEGRQVSPEDLLSRVFDDREQVIDTEFTLERPDGDHVWASISIAPMTNAAGDVEKAAIIATDITDRKEREETLREERDVIEHVLETSPIGIGVITPDGDISRVNDQAEELLGLTIEEITNQTLDVSQRKFYGASGRQVHPEDLLSRVFDDRERVLNSEFRLERPDGERVWTALSLAPIESPEGDVEKAVVIATDISDRKEREKRLRESEARLRQIAENINSAIWMADADMSEILYINPAYEMITGRARDSVYDNLMNHLDAVHPQDQRRVETAMTDVTRASNADAPAIRFQEKYRVVQPDGSIRWVNSFAFPLQNDDGEVYRFVGVIDDITEVKEQQLELGRQRDELETLNQINTVIRRVNQGLVQSATREEIERQVCDTLTDSKLYHAAWIGEVDTGIRDVTPKAGDGHSSELFERSFDIDAVDAISMAVESGDIQIIRNSSELPSELAISDSSGGGTVGSWRSSAAVIPVIYQETVYDVLVAYSSRANAFSVREQAVLFELGKTIGLAINAVERKEALLTDEIVELEFGIHDSNVFFVRASDELAAEFRMEGITSQSDGSYLQYFTVTGIPAERVLEFASGDSSIEHARVVTDHEGGALLEFIVGGPSLATALAEYGGTIHTARFTEGKGTVVAAFSRTADVRNIVEAIQSTFARTELIRKHERERSVDSSREFQTTLEEMLTERQRSTLETAYYAGYFEWPRDSSGEDVADSLDVAPATFHQHTREGIQKLVETFIEDAPAT is encoded by the coding sequence ATGGCTAACAACTCACCGTCCGATAAGGGAGAAACTGACGGGAACGTCGTCGCTGAATTCAACTCCGGGGAACGAGATAGTGACGTATTTTTCAAATACGTTGTCGAAGTCGCACCGGTCGATACCATCATCACCGATGACAGTGGAACCGTTGTGTTTGCTAGCGAGTCAACGACGACCGTTCTCGGGTATCCGCCGGACGAACTGGTGGGTAAAGATCTAACAGACGTCGTCAACGATGATCCACTGAATCTTTCCTCTGCCAGGGATAGAAGCCGCCGGCTGGACACGTTCGCACGGCACGCCGCTGGCGGTGATGTACGGATCCGTGCCGATATTCGGGAAATCGAATTCGACGGTCGGCGGCTCTATGTGATGTTTATTCGCGACTCCATAGACCACGATACGTACGGCCGATTAATCGACCGCTACGAGGCGATCACCCGGATGACGGGTTACGGCATCTATCAGTTGGATCGCGACGGACGCTTCGAGATGGTCAACGACACGATCGTCGAAGAATTCGGATACTCGCGAGACGAACTACTGGGCGAACACGCGTCGATCGTCATTGAGGAAGGCGACGTCCCCCACTGTCCAAAAGGGTTCGAGAACCTGGGCGACGACGAGAACGATGGACTCTCGACCGTCGAGTTTACCGTCCGAACTGCCGACGGAGAGACTGTTCCCTGTGAAACGATAATTAACTCGCTTCGCTCTGGCGGATCGATCCAGGGAACAGTCGGCATCGTCCGTGATATTTCCAACCGCAAGGAACGCGCTGAAGAACTCCGGAAAGAGCGGGGGCTGATCAAGCACGTTCTCGAGACGACCCCCGTCGGGATCGGCGTTATCACGCCCGACGGTGACATCTCCCGGGTCAACGACCGGGCTGAACAGTTGCTCGGCCTGACCATGGAGGAACTCTCCAATCAGACCTTCGACGCCTCCCAGCGCAAACTGTACGATTCCGAGGGTCGACAGGTATCGCCCGAAGATCTGCTGAGCCGAGTGTTCGACGATCGCGAGCAGGTCATCGACACCGAATTTACCCTCGAACGGCCGGACGGCGACCACGTCTGGGCCTCGATCAGTATCGCGCCGATGACGAACGCCGCCGGCGACGTCGAAAAGGCAGCCATCATCGCGACCGATATTACCGATCGGAAAGAACGCGAGGAGACGCTTCGAGAGGAGCGCGACGTCATCGAGCACGTCCTCGAGACCAGTCCGATCGGCATCGGCGTGATCACGCCCGACGGCGACATCTCCCGCGTGAACGATCAGGCCGAGGAACTACTGGGCCTGACGATCGAAGAGATCACGAACCAGACGCTCGACGTCTCCCAGCGAAAATTCTACGGCGCCAGCGGACGACAGGTGCATCCCGAGGATCTACTGAGTCGCGTATTCGACGACCGTGAGCGGGTTCTCAACTCCGAGTTCAGGCTCGAGCGCCCCGACGGCGAGCGCGTCTGGACCGCCCTCAGCCTCGCACCGATCGAGAGCCCTGAAGGCGATGTCGAGAAGGCGGTGGTCATTGCGACGGACATCTCTGACCGCAAAGAACGCGAGAAGCGGTTGCGCGAGAGCGAGGCTCGCCTCCGCCAGATCGCCGAAAACATCAACAGCGCCATCTGGATGGCTGACGCCGACATGAGCGAAATTTTGTACATCAACCCCGCCTACGAGATGATCACCGGCCGCGCCCGGGACTCGGTGTACGACAACTTGATGAACCACCTCGACGCGGTCCACCCGCAGGATCAGCGCCGGGTCGAGACGGCGATGACGGACGTGACCCGCGCCTCGAACGCCGACGCGCCCGCGATCAGATTTCAGGAGAAGTATCGGGTCGTCCAGCCCGACGGCTCCATCCGATGGGTCAACAGCTTCGCGTTCCCGTTGCAAAACGACGACGGAGAGGTGTACCGGTTCGTCGGGGTCATCGACGACATCACCGAGGTGAAAGAACAGCAACTCGAACTTGGCCGCCAGCGCGACGAACTGGAAACGCTCAATCAGATCAATACTGTCATCCGACGGGTCAACCAGGGACTGGTTCAGTCGGCCACCCGAGAGGAGATCGAGCGCCAGGTCTGTGACACCCTCACGGACTCGAAACTGTATCACGCCGCCTGGATCGGCGAAGTCGATACCGGCATCCGTGATGTCACGCCGAAGGCCGGCGATGGACACAGTAGCGAGTTATTCGAACGGTCGTTCGATATCGATGCGGTCGACGCGATCTCGATGGCGGTCGAGTCAGGTGACATCCAGATCATCCGCAACAGTAGCGAGCTTCCGTCGGAACTGGCCATTTCTGACTCTAGTGGGGGCGGAACTGTCGGGAGTTGGCGGTCGTCCGCGGCGGTGATTCCGGTGATCTACCAGGAGACGGTCTACGACGTCCTCGTCGCGTACTCCTCGCGTGCGAACGCGTTCAGCGTTCGGGAGCAGGCGGTGTTGTTCGAACTCGGTAAAACGATCGGGCTCGCGATCAACGCGGTCGAACGGAAGGAGGCGTTACTCACCGACGAGATCGTCGAACTCGAGTTCGGAATCCACGACTCGAACGTGTTCTTCGTGCGAGCATCGGACGAACTGGCCGCCGAGTTTCGGATGGAGGGCATCACGTCACAATCCGACGGCTCGTACCTTCAGTACTTCACGGTAACCGGAATTCCAGCGGAACGAGTGCTCGAGTTTGCCAGCGGCGATTCGAGTATCGAGCACGCTCGCGTCGTTACCGATCACGAAGGAGGCGCCCTTCTCGAATTCATCGTTGGCGGCCCGTCACTGGCAACCGCCCTGGCCGAGTACGGTGGAACGATCCACACTGCGAGGTTTACCGAGGGAAAGGGGACTGTGGTCGCAGCGTTTTCCCGGACGGCCGACGTCAGGAACATCGTCGAGGCGATCCAGTCGACGTTTGCACGGACCGAACTCATCAGAAAGCACGAACGCGAGCGGTCAGTCGATTCGAGCCGGGAGTTCCAGACAACGCTCGAGGAGATGCTCACGGAGCGCCAGCGGTCGACGCTCGAGACCGCGTACTACGCGGGCTACTTCGAGTGGCCGCGGGACAGCTCCGGCGAGGACGTGGCCGATTCGCTCGATGTCGCACCGGCGACGTTCCACCAGCACACCCGGGAGGGAATACAGAAGCTGGTCGAAACGTTCATCGAAGACGCACCGGCCACGTAA
- a CDS encoding ABC transporter substrate-binding protein, protein MPGETWQLERRTVLQAAGAGLIGFVGLATAQDGEVTVTAVWTDDEEEDFLAVVDYAEGETDLDISYAPRDTETLLTETLMDYEAGIATTDIVVMPTEGRVRRDGAGGHLEPLGDLWDEAEYSTDYEAVEVGGEVYAAPFGMDLKPGFWYRRSFFDEHDLEEPEDYDAFLDLLAEIDGIEGVEAPLASGNGDGWPLSDVTEAFILRQDDGAQLQRDLIDGEAEFTDDRVVTAFEELQGLLQDGYFSEVRDFGVQYEFFWANETPLYFMGSWTPTFGAIEDPEDLDYFMLPGTEAMVSSINWFTVPAYVEAPDDAMTAVEAIISPDGQEVWTERGGFVPSSLEVSEDAYELDLMRELVQQADEVELVPDLDDALGDPFQAEFWSQLLGLWAEPDQDVQSITESLNDVLQQTVQEDDEA, encoded by the coding sequence ATGCCTGGTGAGACATGGCAACTCGAGCGGCGAACCGTGCTACAAGCAGCGGGAGCGGGCCTGATCGGATTCGTGGGTCTGGCGACCGCACAGGACGGCGAGGTCACGGTGACCGCCGTCTGGACCGACGACGAAGAGGAGGACTTCCTCGCCGTCGTCGACTACGCCGAGGGCGAAACCGACCTCGACATCTCGTACGCCCCGCGGGACACCGAGACCCTGCTGACGGAAACCCTGATGGACTACGAGGCGGGGATCGCGACGACGGATATCGTCGTGATGCCGACGGAGGGACGCGTCCGGCGAGACGGGGCGGGGGGCCACCTCGAGCCGTTAGGCGATCTGTGGGACGAAGCGGAGTACAGCACGGACTACGAGGCGGTGGAGGTCGGCGGCGAGGTGTACGCGGCCCCCTTCGGGATGGACCTCAAGCCGGGGTTCTGGTACCGCCGATCCTTCTTCGACGAACACGACCTCGAGGAGCCCGAGGACTACGACGCCTTCCTCGACCTGCTCGCGGAGATCGACGGGATCGAGGGCGTCGAGGCGCCGCTGGCCTCCGGCAACGGCGACGGCTGGCCGCTCAGCGACGTGACGGAGGCGTTCATCCTTCGCCAGGACGACGGCGCACAGCTCCAGCGCGACCTCATCGACGGCGAGGCCGAGTTCACCGACGACCGGGTGGTCACCGCCTTCGAGGAGCTTCAGGGGCTCCTCCAGGACGGCTACTTCAGCGAGGTCCGGGACTTCGGCGTCCAGTACGAGTTCTTCTGGGCGAACGAGACGCCGCTGTACTTCATGGGATCGTGGACGCCGACGTTCGGCGCGATCGAGGACCCGGAGGACCTCGACTACTTCATGCTTCCCGGAACCGAGGCGATGGTCTCGAGCATCAACTGGTTCACCGTCCCCGCCTACGTGGAGGCGCCGGACGACGCGATGACCGCCGTCGAGGCGATCATCTCGCCCGACGGCCAGGAGGTCTGGACCGAACGCGGCGGGTTCGTCCCCTCGAGCCTCGAGGTCTCCGAGGACGCCTACGAGCTCGATCTCATGCGCGAACTCGTCCAGCAGGCCGACGAGGTCGAACTCGTCCCCGACCTGGACGACGCGCTCGGCGACCCGTTCCAGGCGGAGTTCTGGTCGCAGCTGCTCGGGCTGTGGGCGGAGCCGGACCAGGACGTCCAGTCGATCACCGAGTCGCTGAACGACGTGTTACAGCAGACCGTCCAGGAGGACGACGAGGCCTGA
- a CDS encoding carbohydrate ABC transporter permease: MSLRDHLDALADDRTTSTYADVDREKAIALAVFLVPGLTLFAIFSVAPIVYSAIGSFYSWDTFTMEEFVGLDNWVRSLTDPLIVHWSNMRELRYPMGALTHNLLWVVIHVPASTFLGLGLALLFADLKGRRILRSMVFAGFTVPPIVIGLVLMFVYDPQAGIFNELLRVLGQEQWVRNWTQSPQVAIYALIAGGIWVHTGFSMLLYSSALSAIDPSLIESAKVDGANAWRRFWDITWPLVKPVTAVVVIMGIIWVMRMFDIVYAAGGAAGGPNHAYSVLGIEVYRAAFRPQIDYGMAMVVALLQLFIVAPLALYIARMR, from the coding sequence ATGAGCTTACGAGACCACCTCGACGCCCTCGCCGACGACCGCACGACGAGCACCTACGCTGACGTCGACCGGGAGAAAGCGATCGCGCTGGCGGTGTTTCTGGTTCCCGGACTGACCCTGTTCGCGATCTTCTCGGTCGCGCCGATCGTCTACTCTGCGATCGGGAGCTTCTACTCCTGGGATACGTTCACGATGGAGGAGTTCGTCGGGCTGGACAACTGGGTCCGGTCGCTCACCGACCCGCTCATCGTTCACTGGTCGAACATGCGCGAACTTCGGTACCCGATGGGCGCGCTCACCCACAACCTCCTGTGGGTCGTTATTCACGTGCCCGCGAGCACGTTCCTCGGCCTCGGACTGGCGCTGCTGTTCGCCGACCTGAAGGGGCGGCGCATCCTTCGCTCGATGGTGTTTGCGGGCTTTACCGTCCCGCCGATCGTCATCGGGCTGGTCCTCATGTTCGTCTACGACCCCCAGGCCGGGATCTTCAACGAACTGCTCCGAGTGCTCGGGCAGGAGCAGTGGGTCCGCAACTGGACCCAGTCGCCCCAGGTGGCGATCTACGCGCTGATCGCGGGCGGGATCTGGGTTCACACCGGCTTCAGCATGCTGCTGTACAGTTCGGCGCTGTCGGCGATCGACCCCTCGTTGATCGAGTCCGCCAAGGTCGACGGCGCCAACGCGTGGCGGCGGTTCTGGGACATCACCTGGCCGCTGGTCAAGCCGGTGACTGCCGTCGTCGTCATCATGGGGATCATCTGGGTGATGCGGATGTTCGACATCGTCTACGCCGCCGGCGGCGCCGCGGGCGGCCCGAATCACGCCTACTCCGTGCTCGGTATCGAGGTGTACCGGGCCGCGTTCAGGCCCCAGATCGACTACGGGATGGCGATGGTGGTGGCGCTGCTACAGCTGTTCATCGTCGCCCCCCTCGCGCTGTACATCGCGCGCATGCGGTGA
- a CDS encoding carbohydrate ABC transporter permease: MATDTHDTPDGGSETTDAYRYLRTDEIPETAPASDRTWRARLEESVPTSRRTLKYVVAITIALLWIVPFIGLFMASLRPLSEIIGGWWHLEGMTITFENYYRAWDYSTAPMGRALRNTFIVTIPAVLVVMLLGIMAAYPFARFEFPLKTTLFFLILLVMAAPPELVAMGNYNALHEFGLFDTYMGLILIHIGWGLGWVVLFLRNYLLGIPEELEEAARIDGASRYQIFRTIILPLSTPALVSVAVIQFTWVWNAFFFPLVFMRSPELYLAPQVLPLMRGRVQVEWGLIAAGSIMTMAVPVILFLLLERYYKRGMVAAVAD, encoded by the coding sequence ATGGCTACAGACACACACGACACACCCGACGGCGGCTCGGAAACGACCGACGCGTACCGGTACCTGCGGACCGACGAGATCCCCGAGACGGCACCGGCATCCGATCGAACCTGGCGAGCGCGCCTCGAGGAGAGCGTCCCCACGAGTCGACGCACGCTCAAGTACGTCGTCGCGATCACCATCGCCCTGCTCTGGATCGTTCCCTTCATCGGGCTGTTCATGGCGTCGCTTCGCCCGCTCTCTGAGATCATCGGGGGCTGGTGGCACCTCGAGGGGATGACGATCACGTTCGAGAACTACTACCGGGCCTGGGACTACAGCACCGCACCGATGGGGCGGGCGCTGCGAAACACGTTCATCGTCACTATCCCCGCGGTGCTTGTCGTGATGCTCCTCGGGATCATGGCGGCGTACCCGTTCGCCCGCTTCGAGTTCCCGCTGAAGACGACGCTGTTCTTCCTGATCCTGCTGGTGATGGCCGCGCCGCCGGAACTCGTCGCGATGGGCAACTACAACGCTCTGCACGAGTTCGGGCTGTTCGACACGTACATGGGGCTGATCCTGATCCACATCGGCTGGGGGCTGGGCTGGGTCGTGCTGTTTCTCAGAAACTACCTGCTGGGGATTCCGGAGGAACTCGAGGAGGCCGCCCGCATCGACGGCGCCTCCCGGTACCAGATCTTCCGGACGATCATCCTCCCACTGTCGACGCCCGCGCTCGTCTCGGTCGCGGTGATCCAGTTCACCTGGGTCTGGAACGCCTTCTTCTTCCCGCTGGTGTTCATGCGCTCGCCAGAGCTCTACCTCGCGCCGCAGGTCCTCCCGCTGATGCGCGGGCGCGTCCAGGTCGAGTGGGGGCTGATCGCCGCCGGCTCGATCATGACGATGGCCGTCCCGGTGATCCTGTTCCTGCTGCTCGAGCGCTACTACAAGCGTGGCATGGTGGCCGCCGTCGCCGACTGA
- a CDS encoding ABC transporter ATP-binding protein gives MTHISLENVSKYYDGGETVANYRIDLEVEDGEFVVFLGPSGCGKTTALRMIAGLEQPSEGAIYFDGERVDDRSPSARNVAMVFQNYALYPHMTVANNIGYPLKVRGVAPDERDRRIDEVTELLHIEDQVDKKPAALSGGQRQRVALARAIIRKPSVFLLDEPLSNLDAKLRQEMRIELKRLQNELDITTIYVTHNQEEAMGMADTVVVMNRGTIQQIAPPQELYERPRTAWVARFIGSPPMNLFDGTRRNGTIEFGEAGSVGLEGVLGAEATVEAGGGDDSSAAGLLATGSTGPVAVGVRPEDLTVSTTRPDSENVLEGTVDTIEPLGEYVLVNVSVNEQIVNAKTSSQIVGPGDRVYLSFDDDHAYLYDENGELVA, from the coding sequence ATGACCCACATCTCGTTAGAAAACGTCAGCAAGTACTACGACGGGGGGGAGACGGTCGCGAACTACCGCATCGATCTCGAGGTCGAAGACGGCGAATTCGTCGTCTTTCTCGGCCCGTCCGGCTGCGGAAAGACCACCGCGCTTCGAATGATCGCGGGGCTCGAACAGCCCTCCGAGGGGGCGATCTACTTCGACGGCGAGCGCGTCGACGACCGGTCGCCGAGCGCCCGCAACGTGGCGATGGTGTTCCAGAACTACGCGCTGTACCCGCACATGACGGTCGCGAACAACATCGGGTATCCGCTGAAAGTTCGGGGAGTGGCACCCGACGAGCGCGACCGGCGGATCGACGAGGTCACCGAGTTGCTCCACATCGAAGACCAGGTCGACAAGAAGCCCGCGGCGCTCTCCGGCGGGCAGCGCCAGCGGGTGGCACTGGCGCGGGCCATCATCAGGAAACCCTCGGTGTTTCTGCTCGACGAACCGCTGTCGAACCTGGATGCCAAGCTCCGCCAGGAGATGCGTATCGAGCTCAAGCGCCTCCAGAACGAGCTCGACATCACGACGATCTACGTCACCCACAACCAGGAGGAGGCGATGGGGATGGCAGACACGGTGGTGGTGATGAACCGGGGGACGATCCAGCAGATCGCGCCGCCCCAGGAGCTCTACGAGCGGCCCCGGACGGCGTGGGTCGCCCGGTTCATCGGCTCGCCCCCCATGAACCTGTTCGACGGAACGCGCCGCAACGGCACCATCGAGTTCGGGGAGGCCGGTTCCGTCGGACTCGAGGGCGTCCTCGGCGCGGAGGCGACGGTCGAGGCGGGCGGCGGGGACGACTCGAGTGCGGCCGGGTTGCTCGCGACCGGCTCGACCGGTCCGGTCGCGGTCGGCGTCCGCCCGGAGGACCTGACCGTGTCGACGACGCGCCCGGACTCGGAGAACGTCCTCGAGGGGACGGTGGACACCATCGAGCCGCTCGGCGAGTACGTGCTCGTCAACGTCTCGGTCAACGAGCAGATCGTCAACGCCAAGACGTCCTCGCAGATCGTCGGACCGGGTGATCGCGTCTACCTGTCGTTCGACGACGACCACGCCTACCTGTACGACGAGAACGGCGAACTGGTCGCCTGA
- a CDS encoding DUF7344 domain-containing protein, whose protein sequence is MGEKRPPIEEVRKITAAWIYEKKRIDEGSSVADGGHKKSEFFEMIGSKRRRYVLYALQNQKNATFEEVTERVAIWETETPPEELDERTRQNIRVNLHHSHLPKLEDAGIIRYDRQSGAVSLRDLPDATETFLDYYADIERPG, encoded by the coding sequence ATGGGAGAAAAGCGACCGCCGATCGAAGAAGTACGAAAAATCACTGCCGCCTGGATTTATGAGAAGAAACGCATCGACGAGGGATCGTCCGTTGCAGACGGTGGACACAAGAAAAGCGAGTTCTTTGAGATGATTGGCTCCAAACGGCGGCGATACGTGCTGTACGCCCTCCAGAACCAAAAGAACGCCACGTTCGAAGAGGTAACCGAACGAGTCGCTATCTGGGAAACCGAAACGCCGCCCGAAGAACTGGACGAACGGACGAGACAGAATATTCGGGTCAATCTCCATCACTCACACCTTCCCAAGCTCGAAGATGCGGGGATAATCAGATACGATCGTCAGAGCGGAGCCGTATCCCTTCGGGATCTACCCGACGCTACGGAGACGTTTCTCGACTATTATGCGGATATCGAACGTCCGGGGTAA
- a CDS encoding glutaredoxin family protein has product MTFQPNRSLEQEEVDEIVETALEENEVVLFMKGSELMPQCGYSQRALELIGKHREEYETVDVLESLAEYRAALESHSGWETIPQTYVDGEFVGGSDVLAELDERGELESTLASA; this is encoded by the coding sequence ATGACCTTCCAACCGAACCGGAGTCTCGAGCAGGAAGAGGTCGACGAGATCGTCGAAACCGCCCTCGAGGAGAACGAGGTCGTCCTGTTCATGAAGGGATCCGAACTCATGCCCCAGTGTGGCTACTCCCAGCGGGCGCTCGAACTGATCGGCAAACACCGCGAGGAGTACGAGACGGTCGACGTCCTCGAGTCCCTCGCGGAGTACCGGGCGGCACTCGAGTCCCACAGCGGCTGGGAGACGATCCCGCAGACGTACGTCGACGGCGAGTTCGTCGGCGGCTCCGACGTCCTGGCGGAGCTCGACGAGCGGGGCGAACTCGAGTCGACGCTCGCGTCCGCCTGA